A genomic window from Leptospiraceae bacterium includes:
- a CDS encoding SpoIIE family protein phosphatase translates to MGHGKVFSEIISSIYFNFYSFGTLLASMFMFICGTFILTVKNKENSTLHLGLGYILFAVFYFGYFLAAAFYHPLAAYHRWITAGIILPTEIHLIQWILRYPNNTNPLLTKIILWTQYLIVIVLVPIFIYITLGTKKVYHFTGHYWDFDAERISYIVSLFIVLFILMVPALAAYKAFKIKSHEKNAIIQFAIFTLIGGIVPSIANANSRDGALDRGTYLNLLVLTLILGFFFNFMVYVNHTKERTTFMSKIVGITVVTFLLVMQGMGFMMMKEREAEYDAIRVEYLERALEGGKRHSDIEYILELSYDTKELKYGDYQIDLNLDLPLVKEDFLNTIIYEEVFRIENQNFKENLKKLLDETHEGFSGYKNVLIAYLNKQSNLDGFELKKELKSFIEKVNITTFVHTNKISKIPEDNFCDNFQNYLRKNDKEKHFSSKIFTHLKDCKWDGKTIDGYTLKKEVLRYFRHFKSALSRHYRKNLADSKHYVAYIKYYPETKSVKEVGFSYIAYREYIHPSSKMQKVILFSALFIILFLVPLFFHGSLVKPLNNLLNGVEKVNKGDLSIKVPIKVHDEIGFLAGSFNSMVSSILHARVQLEDYAENLEEKVKDRTKEVQEKMEEVQKLKTQQDGDYFLTSLLAKPLYFNANKSRDVVTLFYIEQKKKFEFRNRKSELGGDICVTGNLRFGSPDNFEQYTMAVNADAMGKSMQGAGGSLVMGVVVNSIMARSASNRKILEMSPEEWLTKTYTEINSVFKSFSGTMAISATMALINDKTGWMYYFNAEHPFTILYRDGMAAFIEEELMLRKLGLDSEFPFKVQSFKLEKGDVIILGSDGRDDLDLGEQNGIRNINTDEKLILDVVEKGKADLEEMVKVLKTKGNLTDDLSLLRIGFQENAIEQETEKQEKSILLRNVYNETRMLYKEGNIDRALDVLSRVYTSEEGSQKLSKIYGLLSFKGKDFETAIKVLNDYIKKDPDTEEMWYYLSLSYKKMGYYLESLKAGEKAYNLKPDSVRNLVNLSDLYRLNGKIEDAFEYSNKVLELDENNEKAKKLLKLIKRSRDN, encoded by the coding sequence TTGGGACATGGTAAAGTGTTTTCAGAAATAATCAGTTCTATTTATTTTAATTTTTATTCCTTCGGTACCCTTTTAGCATCTATGTTTATGTTTATTTGTGGTACATTTATTTTAACAGTAAAGAATAAAGAAAACAGTACCTTGCATTTAGGTTTAGGATATATTCTATTTGCTGTATTCTATTTTGGATATTTCTTAGCAGCAGCTTTTTATCATCCACTGGCAGCCTATCACAGATGGATAACAGCAGGAATCATTTTACCTACCGAAATTCATTTAATTCAGTGGATACTACGATATCCGAATAATACAAATCCTTTGCTTACAAAGATAATATTATGGACCCAGTATCTAATCGTAATTGTATTGGTACCAATATTCATATATATTACTCTCGGTACAAAAAAAGTATATCATTTTACCGGACATTACTGGGATTTTGATGCTGAACGAATAAGTTATATTGTAAGTTTGTTTATAGTTTTATTCATATTGATGGTGCCGGCTTTAGCTGCCTATAAAGCCTTTAAGATAAAAAGTCATGAAAAAAATGCTATTATCCAGTTTGCTATATTTACCTTAATCGGAGGAATTGTTCCTTCGATTGCAAATGCAAATTCACGGGATGGAGCTTTGGATAGGGGAACATACTTAAACCTACTGGTTCTAACTCTTATCCTGGGTTTTTTCTTTAATTTCATGGTCTATGTGAACCATACAAAAGAAAGAACCACCTTTATGAGTAAAATAGTGGGTATTACCGTTGTAACTTTCCTTCTTGTTATGCAGGGTATGGGATTCATGATGATGAAGGAAAGGGAAGCGGAATATGATGCCATAAGGGTTGAATATCTGGAAAGAGCCTTAGAAGGAGGAAAGAGGCATTCTGATATTGAATATATTCTGGAATTATCTTATGATACAAAAGAATTGAAGTATGGGGATTATCAGATCGATTTAAACCTGGATTTACCCCTGGTGAAAGAAGACTTTTTAAATACAATTATTTATGAAGAAGTTTTTCGAATAGAAAACCAAAATTTTAAAGAGAACTTGAAAAAACTCCTCGATGAAACGCATGAAGGTTTCAGTGGATATAAAAATGTACTGATAGCTTATTTGAATAAACAATCGAATTTAGATGGATTTGAGTTAAAAAAAGAACTAAAATCTTTTATTGAAAAGGTAAATATTACCACCTTTGTTCATACGAATAAAATTAGTAAAATTCCGGAAGATAATTTTTGTGATAATTTCCAAAACTATTTAAGAAAGAATGATAAGGAAAAGCATTTTTCATCCAAGATTTTTACTCACCTGAAGGATTGTAAATGGGATGGAAAAACAATAGATGGTTATACCCTTAAAAAAGAAGTTTTACGCTATTTCAGACACTTTAAATCGGCCTTAAGCCGACACTATCGAAAAAATCTGGCAGATAGCAAGCACTATGTTGCATATATCAAATATTATCCCGAGACAAAATCAGTAAAAGAAGTTGGATTCTCTTATATTGCCTATAGGGAATACATTCACCCTTCTTCGAAAATGCAAAAAGTTATTCTTTTTTCTGCTCTATTTATTATCCTATTTTTAGTTCCCCTTTTCTTTCATGGGAGCCTGGTGAAACCATTGAATAACCTGCTAAATGGAGTTGAAAAGGTAAATAAAGGGGATTTGAGCATTAAGGTTCCTATAAAAGTACATGATGAAATTGGTTTTCTCGCCGGTTCTTTTAATTCTATGGTTAGTTCTATTTTACACGCCAGAGTTCAACTGGAAGATTACGCAGAGAATCTGGAAGAAAAAGTAAAGGACAGAACCAAAGAAGTTCAGGAAAAAATGGAGGAAGTTCAAAAGCTAAAAACCCAGCAGGATGGAGATTATTTTTTAACTTCTTTGTTAGCAAAACCCTTGTATTTTAATGCTAATAAGTCCAGGGATGTAGTTACCCTTTTTTATATAGAACAGAAGAAGAAGTTTGAATTTAGAAATAGAAAGTCCGAGTTAGGTGGGGACATTTGTGTTACCGGGAATTTGCGCTTTGGTTCACCGGATAATTTTGAACAGTATACAATGGCTGTAAATGCGGATGCTATGGGAAAATCCATGCAGGGAGCCGGTGGTTCTCTGGTTATGGGTGTGGTTGTTAACTCGATTATGGCTCGTTCTGCCTCCAATCGAAAGATTCTGGAGATGAGTCCGGAAGAATGGTTAACAAAGACATATACAGAAATCAATTCTGTGTTTAAATCCTTTAGTGGGACTATGGCTATTTCTGCTACCATGGCTTTAATAAATGATAAAACAGGATGGATGTATTATTTTAATGCGGAACACCCATTTACCATTCTGTATCGAGATGGTATGGCAGCTTTTATTGAAGAAGAGCTGATGTTGCGAAAACTGGGCCTTGATTCCGAGTTTCCTTTCAAAGTTCAAAGTTTTAAATTGGAAAAGGGAGATGTAATTATCCTCGGTTCAGACGGGCGTGACGATCTTGATCTCGGAGAACAGAATGGGATTCGAAATATAAATACAGACGAAAAGCTTATTTTAGATGTGGTAGAAAAAGGAAAAGCTGACCTGGAAGAAATGGTAAAAGTATTAAAAACCAAGGGAAATTTAACCGATGATCTTTCTCTTCTTCGGATAGGGTTTCAAGAAAATGCAATCGAACAGGAAACCGAAAAACAGGAGAAGAGTATTTTACTCAGAAATGTTTATAATGAGACTCGTATGCTATATAAAGAAGGAAATATAGATAGAGCTCTGGATGTATTATCTCGGGTCTATACCTCAGAGGAAGGGAGTCAGAAACTGAGTAAAATCTACGGACTTTTAAGTTTTAAAGGGAAAGATTTTGAAACCGCTATCAAGGTTTTAAATGATTATATAAAGAAAGATCCAGATACCGAAGAGATGTGGTACTATCTATCTTTATCTTATAAGAAAATGGGATATTATCTGGAATCTTTGAAAGCCGGAGAGAAAGCCTATAACTTAAAACCTGATTCCGTTCGAAATCTTGTTAATTTATCTGACTTGTACCGTTTGAATGGAAAAATTGAAGATGCTTTTGAATACTCAAATAAGGTACTTGAACTGGATGAAAACAACGAAAAAGCAAAAAAATTATTAAAATTAATAAAGCGATCACGGGATAATTAA
- a CDS encoding UDP-3-O-acyl-N-acetylglucosamine deacetylase, whose amino-acid sequence MTEKTYRKTISEEILLEGIGLHSGKKVSLRLIPAESGTGLIFYTMGTRSRSRIPVALDYVVDTANAVTLGDGQTIIQTVEHLLAALHTLGITDLIMEIDSIEIPIMDGSSIPFIEALKTIKLIEFTEELEPIKVHNPIWVVDGDKYIIILPDNELKVTYNIDFKHPLLKGQSYTTKINRDILINQILPARTFGFLKDVEALQSRGLALGGSLDNAIVLTEDSYLNESLRFDNECVRHKILDLVGDLSITGRPIIGHIIASKAGHALDVSMGKLLMSRITGNEITKYRSRRVYDDKKKLQTFTSYKENAYIA is encoded by the coding sequence ATGACTGAAAAAACATACAGGAAAACTATCTCAGAAGAAATCCTACTGGAGGGGATTGGTCTACACTCTGGAAAAAAGGTAAGTTTGAGGTTAATTCCTGCTGAGTCTGGCACCGGTTTAATATTTTATACTATGGGAACAAGGTCCAGATCCAGAATTCCAGTTGCTCTTGATTATGTCGTAGATACTGCGAATGCGGTAACCCTCGGTGATGGTCAAACCATCATACAGACTGTTGAACACCTACTGGCTGCCCTGCACACTCTTGGAATAACCGACTTGATTATGGAAATTGATTCAATTGAAATTCCTATTATGGATGGATCATCAATTCCTTTTATTGAGGCTTTAAAAACTATTAAATTAATTGAATTTACTGAGGAACTTGAACCTATAAAAGTTCATAATCCCATCTGGGTAGTTGATGGGGACAAGTATATTATTATACTTCCTGATAATGAATTAAAAGTAACCTATAATATTGATTTTAAGCACCCATTACTAAAGGGACAGAGCTATACAACTAAAATTAACCGAGATATTCTGATAAATCAAATTTTACCTGCAAGAACTTTCGGATTTCTGAAGGACGTTGAGGCTTTACAATCCAGGGGTCTTGCTCTGGGTGGTTCATTGGACAATGCAATTGTTCTGACAGAAGACAGTTATTTAAATGAGAGTTTGCGGTTTGATAATGAATGTGTTCGTCACAAAATTCTTGATTTAGTGGGGGACTTATCTATCACAGGAAGACCGATAATCGGTCATATAATTGCTTCGAAAGCCGGACATGCTCTGGATGTTTCTATGGGTAAGTTACTTATGAGCCGTATAACCGGCAATGAAATCACCAAGTATAGAAGTCGCAGAGTTTATGATGACAAAAAAAAACTTCAAACCTTCACATCCTATAAAGAAAATGCTTATATAGCTTGA